ATGGAAAGAGTTTAATCTATTCACAATCCCTATTCTTGAGATTCACAagattgataaaaaaaaagagtttaacaTTAGGGTGCTAAGCAACTTCTTTTCTTTGTATATTAGCGTTGAGTTTGATAAGACGAACATAAGATTGAAGAACTGAGACACCAATGGAAAGAATTCAAGTTGATACGAAAATTGTACACAAACTAATGGCATTAATGTAAAGTTAAAGAAATGAAGAGCGCATGGCTGGATTGTTTAGTTGGAGTCTAGGGTAGCCATTggttcttttgttttgtttcagtTCTGTCTTCGCTTGCTTCAGATTTAGGCCCTTCTTAGATTTCTTACCAGCGTCCCCATTATTTAGGTTTTTTTCGGGGCTTTTCAAATTGGTTTGCACTGCTGCGAGGAAAACAGAGATTCAAGCTGAGGTCGATCGGTGGGTCGGATTCTGTTAATTCATGTGAAAGTTATAACAAGCGCTTATGATTTTACGTAATCCGAAGTCGCTTGTCTGATAGCTATTTAAATATCTtccttataatttaataaaaaaaaacctggTTTTTGCATCATATAAATGATGTAATTGAACTTCGAAACTCAAACTCTATTGCTTTAACACAATGAGAAACTTATTAACAGAGAAACGAGATTCTGAGCTACAATGGAACCCTGCTAACACCACGAAGTTTAGAAAACAGATGGTTTACGacgcatgcatgcatgcaaatttGATCAAACAATGACAACAACCGTGCCTTAAGGCTTAAACTAATAATTATTACTATGGTTCAACTTCAAGATCGTTCCCCTTGTGCAACTTCCCGAGCCTTATACTTCACATACTGGCCATACTCCTTAGCCTTCTCCGTCACACCCCTCGTCATACTTGCAAGCATATCCCTTGCATAATCAAGCTTATCCGCACCTAGTGGGTGCTTCCCTTGCACGTAATTATATATCCACGATAACGCCGTGATGGCTGCCACGCCACACCCGCCAGAAAACAAGAACCCAGTAATCACCAAGAAGATGACTATGGCAGAGGGAACTAGTACTGGACTAAACAACACCATAACTGGCGTCGCCATAATCAGGGCAATCACAGTCCACGTCAAGGTTAATCCTGACAAGAAAAGCAACGTTGCACTCAGTGTGGTTGCTGTTAAAAACTTGGCCGTCAGCCGAGATGATGGAACTGACTCGTACAGCTTCTGAGTCATGGGTTTGTTTTGATCATTCGACATGATGAACGATCCTGGTCGTacaacagaaaaagaaaaaggaagtgaGAAAAATGAAAGAGGGTTGCAGAGGTGAAGAGAGAACCGTGGTGGTGGCAGGCATTATAAGGGGGGAGGTGAAGTGTATATTTATGGTtgtatttactattttttaaaatttatttcttaatattaaacttataacaTACGCGCGTATCGTATAGTCTAGAAATGTGTAATTTTGTGCGTGGGTCTGGGCAGTGTGGCGCGTGTTTGGTTGAGCAGCACTGCATGGGTGGGAGTTGATGAGGATGTGACACATGCCTCGGACTCCATTGGGCTGGTTTAGTAACGGATCCTTTTCTGGTCGTAAATAGGCGTGCAGTTCGATGCACtgcactttttcttttttctgctgAGACCTCCCTTTATTCAGAAATGACAATTTGTACCAAAATAAACCCCGATTAGTCAAACCATAAGGAAGGATTAAaacaaatcaattttttaaacggaagacaaaattttattattgttgttttcCTTCTTAAATAGTGGGGTTTTTTCAGAAATAAtgccaaaaaatttaaaaaataccaaaattgtattttttttatttactaaaatggtacaaaaattaaaaaaaaaacacaacaattgaaaaaaaaagatgaaaggaTAAAGTGACAGGACCCTGGTGGAGGGCCTGTCACAGGCGGCACCACCCCCATTATAATGGTCCTCAGATTCGGCtgaaggagaagaaagaaaaggaaaggagaagaagaagaaggagaaggatAAGGAGGCGCAGgtaaaagagaaagagaaggagaagaagaagaggagggaaggaagggaaaaaaaaagaaaaaataaaggaaagataattttttttggtattattttaatttttttgtattatttatctAAAAAACTCATGTTATgtacattatatattttattattttatttagcatgtaaaaaactaattttatctgcattttatattgattagatatatttttatgaaatttattaagcatgTTGTAATAAgtgttttttacaaaaatagcattaaaaataaaatactaaaaaatatgtttatgaaaaaataaaatacgaaaagaaataaaaacgaaaatagtatattttttgaaagtaataaaattcgggaaaaataaaaatacgaacaaatgaccaaaataaggAGTTTtgactaaatttatataaaaaacacactaaattaatacatttcaaacattatgtactaaaataatataaaataataaaatacgaaaataatatattttttgaaagtaataaaatctggggaaaaagaaaaatacgaaaaaatggccaaaataagggttttttactaaatttatataaaaaacacactaaattaatacatttcaaatattatgtactaaaataatataaaataataaaatacgaaaataatatattttttgaaagtaataaaatctgggaaaaaagaaaaatacgaaaaaagggccaaaataagggttttttactaaatttatataaaaagcaCACTAAATTAATGCATTTCAAACGTtatctaataaaataatataaaataataaaatacgaaaatagtatatttttcgaaaatagtatattttttgaaagtaataaaatctggGAAAAAATTACGAATAAATGgccaaaataagggttttttactaaatttatataaaaaacacactaaattaatacatttcaaacattatgtactaaaataatataaaataataaaatacgaaaatagtatattttttgaaagtaataaaatccgagaaaaaagaaaaatatgaacaaatggccaaaataagggttttttactaaatttatttaaaaaacatattaaaataatacatttcaaatataatgtactaaaataatataaaataataaaattcaaaaataatatattttttgaaagtaataaaattcgggaaaaaagaaaaatatgaacaaagggccaaaataagggttttttactaaatttatataaaaaaacacactaaattaatacatttcaaacgatatgtactaaaataatataaaataataaaatacaaaaatagtatattttttgaaagtaataaaatctgggaaaaaaatacgaacaaagggccaaaatagggattttttactaaatttatttaaaaaacacactaaaataatacatttcaaacataatgtactaaaataatataaaataataaaatacgaaaatagtatattttttgaaattaataaaatctggaaaaaaagaaaaatacgaacaaagggctaaaataaggattttttactaaatttatttaaaaaacacactaaaataatacatttcaaacataatgtactaaaataatattaaataataaaatacgaaaatagtatattttttgaaagtaataaaatccaggaaaaaagaaaaatacgaacaaagggccaaaataagagttttttaataatttatttaaaaaacacactaaaataatacatttcaaatataatgtactaaaataatataaaataataaaatttgaaaatagtatttttttttaaagtaataaaatccagtaaaaaataaaaatacgaacaatgGCCAAAAATATAAGAGTTctttactaaatttatataaaaaaacacactaaattaatacatttcaaacataatgtactaaaattatataaaataataaaatacgaaaatagtatatttttttaaagtaataaaatccgaaaaaaaaatatgaacaaatggccaaaataagggttttttactaaatttatataaaaaacacactaaattaatacatttcaaatattctgtactaaaataatataaaataataaaatacgaaaatagtatattttttgaaagtaataaaattcgggaaaaaagaaaaatacgaacaaatggccaaaataatgatttttttactaaatttgttttgaagttgcaggcatcgcaatggctCGATTGATTAATGACGATCCTCACATATCTGATGCGgttaataatatggtaatatattattatttgttaatcacaggttttattaaaaaaggatatgcgtaatatatagaaataaatcatgttatcctaatatttattttctgtaatttaacactatcagGGCTCGTACCGCGTATTAAGGGGCCGGCTGAATGGTATAGGATATCCCCAGATGAACGATTGATGCCCTAGTTGGAGCAAGATGGATTCGGGTCAGCAGCATTGATCCAGACGTTCGACTTGCGATACGATTTAATATCTGCACTAGTGGAGCGGTGGCgcccggagacccacacttttcattttccgTGTGGGGAGTGCACAATGACTTTAGAGGATGTTGCACTGCAACTTGGGCTCCCAACCAACAGGAGTCCCGTAACTGGAGTAAGTGCATTTGCTGAGCCGGCTGCACTATGTTATAGCCTACTAGGAGACTCGCCCAACGATGATGAGTCAAATTTTACGGGCTTGAAATTTACATGGCTGAAAGGAAAATTTGGACACTTATCAGCTAATGTCACTGAAGGAGAGTTGATGTGCGCTACTCGAGCGTACATCATGCGTATTATAGGGTGAGTACTGATGTCCGATTCAAACAACAACAAGGTTTATATCATGTACTTACCTCTATTAGCCGATTTGACCAATGTTCGCTCGTATAGCTGGGGCTCCGCAGTTCTAGCAGTGTTGTATTGGGAGCTTTGTCGGATGACAAAGCCTGCTGTCGTAgacatggccgaatgccttacaTTGTTGCAGTCCTAGGCACTTTATCGGATGCCATTTTTGGCATCAGTTAGTCACCAACCATATGTATATCCACTAGTTaacaggtgataaaatataaCTTGTCATTAATTGTCAGGATACTATACTGACTGATGTTACCAACCATACTATATTTGTTTTTGTAGATGGAGTATTTATACGGGTATCGAGAGGTCGTACACTGTCCCGATATACCGTCTGATGATCGAACAACATGCCGgggaaggggtaagctattcTAATATTCGTGACATGTTACTTTCTATATCTTACTCACACCGTGTTAAAttataaccatgttattaatcatgcagtttatatggatgccaTATCGTAGACCGGAAATTGCAGTTATTATACCCTCGTCTGCCTACGTTTATTCTTATATGTGGTGCACTAACacaccaattataaatttcaatgtaGTCGAGTGGTACCATGAGGATCgagtgctacgacagtttggtTGCGTCCAATATATCTCGGATCCACCATGCGATGTGGGAGTGGTTCACGGCATCAACAAGGGAGAAAAACCGCAGTTGAATTGGGGGGTTAAGCACCGGAGATTTGTTGCACTGTGGAATAATCGAATGGCTCGAATACCTTAGATGGTTATGACTTCCGATTTGCAACCATCAttagagtacatacaatggtactcTAGTTTGGGAAAGCCATATCTACTTGGAGGGCAGTCGACTGTAGTCCCCCTACACAGGCAACAACCTGGGGCATACGAGCCAGTGGCTGATATGGAGGCGGAGCCAACGACAGATCCTGATCCCGATCCTGAACCCGAATCGGAGCCCGAGCCAGATCCCGAGCAATCACATTCGCATGGGGATTCACATTCTTATCATCCAGATTTGGCGGGAATGACTATTTTTCGAGCTTGTCAGGCGGCGAACACCAGGGTCCTGTCACTTCATcctttcatcttttttttaactgttgtgttttttttagtttttgtactattttagtaaataaaaaaaagtgatactattttggtattttttaaaaatttttggtattatttttgtaaaaaaaaaaaccccaattGCTTCATTGCCATCTGTTTAACTATCCACGTCTTtcgatatgatactcgatactggaaCCGTGCTTGCATTTcggcaatcagtaccgaaactttaattgtcggcatgtccttcaccattggcatgatacacatACAGAtagttttcgatgatcttctgtcatacgtgttgatgtgcatgtatgaggcccaacaaattttcatatctcccacatctgcgaaTTTTGAATGAATGTAGCTCGTACctgccaattgcagccttccgctGCCATCCAACACTCCTCAATATATATTGTCGATTTAGACACTGATATGTTCATGCTATACCGTTTAATAGCAAATACGCACTCTTCTTTACTTTTGAATCTCTGGCTTACGAATAACTCCTCATGATCAGAATTTACGGCCAGCCAGTGAGCAGGAACTATTTCAGGGTATTCCGAGAACTCAGCTACATGCGCTGCGTCGGGGTttatgagcgacatgtgtggcccaagattattgtgtatcaaaatATGTCGCATCTGGTTCCCGACCGAAAACGCGTTAATGTTTCCATCGTTATTcacatcttcatcgtcaatatcatcaggtacatcgtccacatcgggatcattgtcactatcgacctcttgaTCACAATGATCGCTACCATcgtatccatcatcaccaaccacatcaatatcgGGTGTAATATTGAGATCGATACCGATCCCATCTATAgttgattcactatcaacgtacgatattTGAGCCACCATGCACGGTTCTTGAGCTCCGTGTTCTTCACCATATGCATTGACATCTTTATTTTGCTCCATACTGGCcaactcagcaaataagtgaatcggtgtatttttgtcactcccattcccacagtaaacagcgatcattgtctccacgtcttcgtcgtctacaagttcAATTTCGGTGAATTTGATCGGATTTGTCGAAActagaaacttgtagaaaatttttgatatccttctcccacaacttCTAATAATTTTTGCATCAATTCTTCCCTTCATATCatccaacgagacatttctattaaatctcattgctatttgttgccgacattcaaatatatatccaacagttgttgt
The genomic region above belongs to Gossypium hirsutum isolate 1008001.06 chromosome D05, Gossypium_hirsutum_v2.1, whole genome shotgun sequence and contains:
- the LOC107906981 gene encoding oleosin G, translating into MSNDQNKPMTQKLYESVPSSRLTAKFLTATTLSATLLFLSGLTLTWTVIALIMATPVMVLFSPVLVPSAIVIFLVITGFLFSGGCGVAAITALSWIYNYVQGKHPLGADKLDYARDMLASMTRGVTEKAKEYGQYVKYKAREVAQGERS